The following nucleotide sequence is from Sander vitreus isolate 19-12246 chromosome 3, sanVit1, whole genome shotgun sequence.
GCTTGCACATGGTTGGTCTCATTCCACTTGACTGACGCATAAGATCCTAGATAAGGCGTAACATGTTCTGTGTGTTTAGGTCCATCCAGCTGCAGCTGAACATCGGTGTCGAGCAAATCAGAGTGGTGCACAGAGACGGACGTGTCGTCACACTGTCACACCAGGAACAGGAACTGCAGGACTTCCTCCTCTCACAGGTATCACGGTTCCCTGATTGaactgaacattatattttactccactacatctcagaggtacatattgtactttttaattcacTTAATTTGTCTGACAGCGTTGGTTGATTTTCAGATGACAGTTTCTCCTCCCATTCCAGAAGTGTTGATGTTGAatttttgtgataaactgaaggttcctttatgtgttgagaCAATTCTCCTTCTTCTTAAAATACAGTCTTTAAAGtcctcttggatcagctggtaaattaaattattataaatattaatccagaaacatcaaacactgacagggaacattttactgcacaagcaatgcttttatttttcatacttTAGGTTTATTTTGTTGATACTTcttatatacttttacttatgtaaggttttgaatgcagacttttacttgtaatttaCTTGATTGTTTTCAGTGTGGTATTTCTACTTCTACAGATGTCACAGCATCAGGTGCATGCAGTTCAGCAGCTGGCCAAAGTGATGGGCTGGCATGTCCTAAGCTTCAGTAACCACGTAGGCCTGGGCCCAGTGGAGAGCATTGGAAATGCGTCAGCTATCACTGTTGCATCTCCCAATGGAGAGTACGCCATCTCAGGTGAGATGAGTGTTGTAAAGTTCCAGATACGAAGTTCCCCTTAATCTTAAGAAAACGTATACAGATTCAACTTTGaagcattttaataataatttattgttgCTGGTATGTGTTTTTCTTAGtccaagaaataaaaaaattcagTGCAATAACCAGCTAGATAGCTAAATAATGTTGACCTATCGGTTTCATCAGGTTTTTGTGTCAGTATCTGGAAATCAAACGGGGAGATTCAACAGACACAGAAGGAGAAATGCATGAGAATTGGAAATAATGCTATTTACCAACATTAGGCCTAATTGACCAGAATGCAATGCAACAGATGAGACCTGTTGCATTTTGATTTAACTGGCCCAACTTTTCCCTTTTTCCCAAACAAGGGTAGCAACTTCAGCATTGCTCTCACTGAATGCACCTAGGCCACACCCTGTCTAAAATCACTCAAACAGAGTTTATACAAGTTGAGGGATCATTGAGAAAGTGAATCAAAACACTTCACCACAAATATAACCGCTTTTATGCATCATATCAACATCATGGATTAATGTTATCTAACATGATAAGAGTATCCTAAGACGATGAATGAACACTGAATATCCGCATAACGTCAAATGACTAGGAAttgggcatggatgtattaatataAGCGGATTTTAGTCACTAATGCTGtttattgtctgtgtgtctattcAGTGCGTAACGGCCCAGAGAGTGGGTGCAAAGTTTTAGTCCAGTTCCCCCGCACCCAGACCAAAGAGCTGCCGAAGAGCGACGTCATCCAGGACGCCAAGTGGAGCCACCTCAGAGGGCCGAGCAAAGAGGTCCACTGGAGCAAGATGGAAGGAAGAAACTTTGTCTACAAGATGGAGCTCCTCATGGCTGCACTGACTCCTTGTCCTTAGATACAGTCAGTCTGCGGACTCCTTTCCCGTATACAAAGCCATGGTTTATATGCAGTTACATGGCGGTGAACTGGACAACCAAACCCATAGAATCCACTTTTTCTAGAGAGATTTTCAGCCAcaaaatttgacattttaaaaaatgtcaacctccAGTAGTGTCTGCAGCGTGCtctgttttttatgtttgtgtgtacctcaaacaatctgatacaaaataaaacgttaAGTCTGTCTAAATGTATTTGTGCTGATTTGTCATATCATGAAGCTATTAGATGTTTTCAAGGACTTCTggttaatgtctttttttgtgaGGAATGTGTTTCCACAGTTTTGCTTAACCTTTAtaatttgtctgatttaagcAATAGCATTTTAGAGAAACGGACTTTCTTCTTAGTCTGATTCATCAGTTTTACTGTAAGAAAGAACCAAGTGTTAGGTTTTAGTTCACCTTTTAAAATGAGTAATGTAAGTAATGAGAAAAGTAGACTTATTGTTCATTCCATCTACAGTATTTTTACTGCATCAAAGGTCTGATACAGACTACCTGCTATAAAACCTTTTTTCAAAGCCTGATTCAACTTTGGATAATTGTTGTGAAGAACCCAGAAGTCAAAGTAAATCACACAATTCATTTGCTTAGacagtaaatacagtatgtattgttGCCCAATGTAAATGCATGTGTATTCAATATAAATGTAAACATCTCGGTACACAGtttttcataattcaaattcaaaagACAAGCCATCTTCCTGGCTGCAAGGAACGTgttgaactaaaataaaatgacgGTTATTTTATGTACACAGTAACAGTCTGTGGTGTTTCCCAGCCAAAACACAGCCAGACGTCCTTCAGAGAGGCTGCAGCTCTGTTGCGTCATTTTCTGCATAAAAGGAGAATTCAACTTAACACAACACACCGATGTAACAAAGCTATAATGGACCTTTGTACTCAAACACACCCATACTTACGcacaataaataacttaaaccCACATTCACGCCCATAAAGCCATATtcatgcatcacacacacaatgatgtaGCAGCAACAAAATAAACTGAACTACACTCTCATCTATACAAGCTTATATAAAACGTGGGGTTTATTTAATGAAGATCCAGCAATTATATTCTTGTTTAAAAAAGCATTTTAGTACCATCTAGACAAGTAGCAGTACATGCCACTATCCTACTTTTTTATTTCCGTAAACTTCTGTAATAACTCATCGAGTTGTTAAGTGACATTTATCTTGTGAGAGTTGTATCTTTAGTGCAAACATGATGGTATTTCATACAAACTGATACAAAGGGGCATGCACTTTTACGTTGTTTACCTGGCATCTCTTTCTTGCGTCTCCATGCAACTACCTTCCTGTAGGCCTTGTCTAGTAGCCATGTGGCCAGCATGAGAAGGACAGCCACACAGGCCAGTGCtaaggcagagacagacaggtactgaAGATCCTCATACAGCACCTCTGGAGAACAGAGACACAGGAAGCCAAATCATGTTCACTTCAAAATAGCATTGGGCACAGACTACTTTCCAAAAAATGGAAACACAACAATTACTGTGTTCAATGTTGAGAAATAATAACATTCTAATTTTTATGTCAAGATCATTTGGTAAAAATAGCTATTTGTAATGTCCTTTTAACAGTAAAATCCTGTATCTGATTGTAATGTTTATCAAAGATAGATGAATGCTGATGTTGTCTACTGATGAATAACTATGATAAACTCAAAGTATCTGCTTGATCGGAAGATCTGAAAGGCACATATAACGTTCAAATTGTCGCTCCAGACTTTCACTACCTTCACAGATACTGGAGTAGCTGACTACATCATACATGTCCATAAAATGTGGTAATTTGCCAGtgttttggttattttttaCCTTCATTTATTCAGTTCTTTTTTGCAAGAAGGCCTCAAGCACACTTACACACATTcccacctggaagctgcccagtacaaccaaaGTCTGACCTACTGGCTACTGAGCAGTTGAGGTTTAGCgacttgctcaagagcaccttagTGGTGGTAATGAAGGAGGGATAAGTGCAGACAAGTTTGGGAAACGCTGGCAGGGCAACTGTTATTCTTATACGCCAACAACTGTTACCACAATGCTGTTGAGCAAGACACCCTCGCAGTACTGTAGTAGTTAGACTGCCAAAGTGGATCTTAAGACTTATTTCTTACTTGAATTAGGACCATCAGTGCTTAGCAAATTAGTTCACTGGCTGTATTTTGTGGtacatcctgtttttttttgttttttaaaagttcTTGCTTTATATTCTAGTCTGATTTGCTTGTATTAGACAGCAGGTGTGAAATCAAGCTCTGTTAATTTGAGGTAAGGCTGTTaaggcaaaagaaaatgtggtcAAATGATGTCTTCCAAAATGTAGCACTCTTATCGAATGACATACACAGAAGCCCAGACCCACTCACCGTTCACTTTCAGGACAAAGCCGGTGTCCTTGCTGCTTCCTGCTGTGTCCGTGACAGTGACCACGTAGTATCCAGCATCCTGCAGCCGCAGGTCTGACAGGCCCATTGAGCCATTGTTGAAGGACTGCACTCTGCTGCTGTAATCCACTGTTATGTTGGTGTACACCCCCGGCTGCCAAGCCCCTATGGTGCGGCTCACCACCCCTGACATAAAGGTCCATTGTATAGTGGGGATCCCAAGACAGGTAACATTCACTGAGAAAAACACATCCTCCTGCACCGACCTGGTCAGGCTCCTCTGGGGAGACTGAATGGAGATGGCTCCAGCTTCCAAAGTGAAAAGGATAAAGATATGTGAAGATATGGATTATAGATTAACTGTGAATGCATTTTGGAGTTGAAAAACAGATGTAATACACATCAAGATATGGGGCCAGAGCctgtacagacagagagacagacagacagacagacaaatatatagacagatagatagatagatagatagatgttgGCTCAGAAGGTACAAAAATATTGCACACTGCATGATTGTTACGGTCACACCTTTGTCTTTCACTATTTTAGCTCCTGTTCAATCTTCATCTAGGTAGGACAGTAATGACAGCGGAATCATTTCAGAGTATGACACATACAGCTCCATGAATAGAAAATGTTTTACCTCATATGTGTTGCATTTCATGACACAGTAAGTCACTATTGCTGGCCAACACTGTGACTCATATGCATTGAATTCCATGTACAGCCAGAAATGTGCTGCTCCGTTAGTTTCTTTTGGCAAATGACAAGCCTCTCGCTGGAGGGATCAAACTAGTCAAACAAGCTGAGAAGTATGAATTTGAATGTAGGCAACAGTGCTGGTCTCGGGTCTGTTTTGGCCGCCCCTCGTCAAATATTTTCACAAGAGTTTCACTGGGGGATCTGGTTCTGCAGGTGATGTTTACTTAATGAGTAACAGGTAAAGAATTCTTCCTGAGATTACCAAGGCTGACTAAATGTAACAAGACAGTGtgggaaaaaaatgcttttttctttgcaattCAGATTCTTGTGCACTGGGACCTTGGGCAATCTGATGTTTGCAATTCTGACTCTAGTTTTCACCCCTGCCAGAATTTCAACTAAGGTCTCTTTGAAAGGACCGGATCCTCATCCTATGTATTTAGCCTTGAGCAAATGTAAGATTGCCATATAGGCATGCTCTAGAGAAAACCACATTATAAGCATGTATTGGAATGCTTACCTAGGTGACACATATATAATGTGATGctgagaaacacagcaacatctTGTACATCCCAGAGCCTGAAATGCCACATTGAAATCCCAGACCCATTGGTCGAACCGCAGTTGAAGAATCTCCTTGGGGTTATTTCACATTCTGAAGTATTCTCCTGTCTTTCTCCTTCCAAAACAGCCTTTCCTTGTTTCCAGGGTTTCTTCTTCCACCTGtacaggtgtctgtgtgtgtgactattcCCCCCTTATTTTTGAGAGTTCCCGTCACAGAAGTGCTGTagtttccctcctctctcagGACTGTGCTGGATTTCTCTTCATACCTGCACAAGTCAGTGTCAGCCCACACCTATCAGACAGGTTCAGCCAGAGATTACTGAGCAAACATGTACTCAACGTTAtgtgatctcacacacacacacacacacacacacacacacacacacacacacacatacacagatccTTCTCAATTTACTTACCCCCACCACACCACCCCACCCTGCCCAACAAACACTCACCTGTATAGACACACTATTGCAAAATGAAACCAGGATAGGTTGAATCACCCAGTATATTCATGCTGTGACACACCTGGTAAAACATGTCAAACAAGAAGTGTGCGTTCACATGTATGCAcaaagcaacacaaacacacagtgaatTGACATTTCAATTTGTGAGGCATGAATAAGCttcttgcttgtgtgtgttatgacattttcatttctgatttcttttttaaataatcttgATCTCTTTTATAGACATCTTGCTTGggatcagaaaaaaataattttacttatcacagtaaataaataattttaaataattttaaactaTCAAGGGGGTCCTGGTGTTTAGCCAGGATGAcaaaatagacatttttatataaaattgCTCATGTGGCCCTCTGATTACATTAACTGTCAACACCTAATGGCTTGGGGATGTCAACAGTTATCCATTTAACCGTTAACTGAtggaaaaaatgttgacagcttaacagttaaaaacaatattattaaaccaattaaaaaaaattattaaaaacctttctgcattttaaaagaaaaataggctaaacaatctatttcttaactgctagtTAACTTGTTGGTGCTAACTTTGCACTAGCAAGTTGCGTTTTGAGCTATTCTTTTTGTCTGCTGAGACAACATCAAATAAGCTTTTTCTTTGAAGGAGATACGATATCATGTTTGGTGACTTTTGTTTGAAGAATCGGTCATAGTTTTTCCTTCACCACCCACCCCCCTCCTTCTGAAtatatttgtacatttattttcattgtatacCAAACGCCCTGAAAAGGAGGAGCAATCAGAAAGCTCGAAAATTGTTGCTTCACTAAAATGCAATCTGAAATAAACTcttgtatttttattatctGATTTATTATCTATATTAATGATATTATTGCCTTTATGACGCACGCTCTTCCGGGTGggctagaggtcgccccgtaGTTAACGCTAATTGGTTGGTTGAGCTGAACGTACGTAATTTTGCACACGGTCAAGCGCAGTGGGTCACCGGAACGTTTCGCCCGCCGTCGAAGACACCTTTACACGTCGAGGTAAGTTAATTTTAACGAAATAACGTAACATTTCTTATAGATGTATAGGAAGAATATAATGTTAACTATTTAGATAACAATTATTGAGGAGGAAAACGGCCTTTTTTTCGGCCGCAGCACGTTAAACCGCAGCACGGGTTTTGataagctagctaacgttagcatgccaaaattaattttattttgagtagctattttgtttttatgctaCCCTTTGCGTAATAAAAACTTAGTTGTGTCTACTTTATACTTTCTATACTTATTTCGTCAGGGTGGCAGTGGAAGATGACATGGTCGCTTTAGCTTATTTCAGACTGACCTCCAGCCGCCCTAATAGCGGGTTACTTCACCTTCATGTCCGATAATCATGACCTACTAATAAGGCCTACTTAACGAATCAGGCCCATGTTTGTCACAGTAACGTTACACGAGTTTAACCAACAAGCCAGTGCAATAACATATagcgttttttgtttttcttttgtttttttacaaagagTGACAGTATATTGCATTAAATTTAATTTGGTACAGCTGCGTGTGATGGTGTGGACACACCGCTAAGGTTTGAGATGGTGAGGACATAGCCCgccttcctctccctctgattggctagttgTCTTTGCCTGCAACTCTTTGACAAGCTGGCATCCATTATTGTGACACCGGTGTCACAGAATGGATATTTTTCTGTTCTGGATGAGTAGCGGAGCATGGCGTCCGCGGTAAATTGGTAAATGATTGCTTTGCCGGGTTGTTATCATTTTATGGGAGTCTGAAGGCCGTGAAGTGTGCAGTTAGCTCTCTTCGCCACTAGAAACTCCTCGAGGAGCTCTGTTTGTTGTTGGGAAGTGAGTTTTGAAGCGtgaaaacattattttcctTAACCGCACAGGGTGGTTTTACGCCAATAAGTTAACttgaatgaatatatatatatatatatgtgtgtatatatatatatgtgtatatatgtatgtgctaACGTGTCTGTTAAAGGAAATTAGAAGTATTAGTTTGAAGTTAAAAGTTTCTACTTTTCTACAGCCTATTGGACTAAAGCGTACCACGTGACCCGGAAGACACAAGAAGGCGCATTTTATAACACGGGTTTATTAAAAATATCGCCACAAACCGTCACCAGTTTTACATGACCTCAAATGTACgttgttcatgtttaatatgCTGACCAAAACTGTTGTAAGTTTGTAGTTAATTACCCGACCCATAGGTGAGACGTACCGTGCGGAGAATGTGGTCCTCTCTGCCGACCCATTGTCAGTATCGCTTCTCGGCCTTTTGGCTAAGATCAAGTGTAGTATCTGTTCTTATCAGTTTAATATCTGATACGTCCCCTACCCGGGGACCATATATTAAATTGATTTTTGGAACTGGGAGATGGAATAGGGGCTTGCTCCGTCCACTCCACGCATCGACCTGGTATTGC
It contains:
- the vstm5 gene encoding V-set and transmembrane domain-containing protein 5, with the protein product MWHFRLWDVQDVAVFLSITLYMCHLAGAISIQSPQRSLTRSVQEDVFFSVNVTCLGIPTIQWTFMSGVVSRTIGAWQPGVYTNITVDYSSRVQSFNNGSMGLSDLRLQDAGYYVVTVTDTAGSSKDTGFVLKVNEVLYEDLQYLSVSALALACVAVLLMLATWLLDKAYRKVVAWRRKKEMPENDATELQPL